In Rhea pennata isolate bPtePen1 chromosome 13, bPtePen1.pri, whole genome shotgun sequence, the following proteins share a genomic window:
- the DEF8 gene encoding LOW QUALITY PROTEIN: differentially expressed in FDCP 8 homolog (The sequence of the model RefSeq protein was modified relative to this genomic sequence to represent the inferred CDS: inserted 2 bases in 1 codon): protein MLHCSFPCAGSLQPHVPQTGTRWGAMLGCPHAPKPGVPVQGCAPEPPRRAPGCACFPLQPPRSARGGGTVGPDPHGGPVHKNTRGVPSPQSPGRGTGGAGVGGGGTGSSARPSGVWCRPCVPSCAEPSRAGSAAATPDGCAPTERTAMEYGEKLARFRQAHLNPFDKAPEQHEVPPAPERRPEPSPSDPEGLERPMDLGLAEDHFSRPVGLFLASDVRQLRQAIEECKRVILELPEHSERQKDAVVRLIHLRLKLQELQGPLEDEPNIRVILEHRFYKEKSKSVKQTCDKCSTIIWGLIQTWYTCTGCYYRCHSKCCPXVTKPCVRSKVSHQAEYELNICPETGLDSQDYRCAECRAPISLRGVPSEARQCDYTGLYYCSSCHWNDLAVIPARAIHNWDFEPRKVSRCSMRYLALMVSRPVLKLREINPLLFNYVEELVEIRKLRQDILLMKPYFITCKEAMEARLLLQLQDRQHFVENDEMYSLQDLIDIEAGRLSCSLTEIHTLFAKHIKLDCERCQAKGFVCELCKEGDVLFPFDSHTSVCTDCSAVFHRDCYYDNSTTCPRCARLSLRKQSLFQDSSTEAEP from the exons ATGCTGCACTGCTCATTCCCCTGTGCTGGGTCCCTGCAGCCCCATGTGCCCCAGACTGGCACGCGGTGGGGGGCAATGCTGGGGTGCCCCCATGCACCCAAGCCCGGTGTCCCTGTGCAGGGCTGTGCCCCAGAACCGCCTCGCAGGGCCCCAGGATGCGCCTGCTTCCCCTTGCAGCCCCCCCGCTCCGCTCGGGGTGGGGGCACGGTGGGCCCTGACCCCCACGGGGGCCCCGTGCACAAAAACACGCGGGGTGTGCCGTCCCCGCAGAGCCCCGGCCGCGGCACAGGCGGTGCCGGCGTGGGAGGTGGCGGGACCGGTTCATCCGCCCGCCCCAGCGGCGTGTGGTGTCGTCCCTGTGTGCCGAGCtgtgccgagccgagccgtgccggGAGCGCAGCAGCCACTCCTGACGGCTGCGCACCCACAGAGCGCACGGCCATGGAGTACGGCGAGAAGCTGGCACGGTTTCGCCAGGCCCATCTCAACCCCTTCGACAAGGCGCCGGAGCAGCACGAGGTGCCGCCGGCCCCAG AGCGGCGGCCGGAGCCATCCCCGAGCGACCCCGAGGGCTTGGAGCGCCCCATGGACCTGGGGCTGGCCGAGGACCACTTCTCCCGGCCAGTG GGGCTCTTCCTGGCCTCCGACGTGCGGCAGCTGCGGCAGGCCATCGAGGAGTGCAAGCGGGTGATCCTGGAGCTGCCGGAGCACTCCGAGCGGCAGAAGGACGCCGTCGTGCGGCTCATCCACCTGCGCCTCAAGCTGCAGGAGCTCCA AGGACCCCTCGAGGACGAGCCCAACATCCGTGTCATCCTGGAGCACCGCTTCTACAAGGAGAAGAGCAAGAGCGTGAAGCAGACGTGTGACAAGTGCAGCACCATCATCTGGGGCCTCATACAGACCTGGTACACCTGCACAG GGTGCTACTACCGCTGCCACAGCAAGTGCTGCCC GGTCACCAAGCCCTGCGTGAGGTCCAAGGTGAGCCACCAAGCCGAGTATGAGCTCAACATCTGCCCCGAGACTGGGCTCGACAGCCAGGACTACCGCTGCGCCGAGTGCCGGGCCCCCATCTCCCTCC GAGGGGTGCCCAGCGAGGCCCGGCAGTGCGACTACACCGGCCTCTActactgcagcagctgccactggaaCGACCTGGCCGTCATCCCGGCCCGCGCCATCCACAACTGGGACTTCGAGCCCCGCAAG GTGTCCCGCTGCAGCATGCGGTACCTGGCGCTGATGGTGTCGCGGCCAGTGCTGAAGCTGCGGGAGATCAACCCTCTGCTCTTCAACTACGTGGAGGAGCTGGTGGAGATCCGG AAGCTGCGCCAGGACATCCTGCTCATGAAGCCGTACTTCATCACCTGCAAGGAGGCCATGGAGgcccggctgctgctgcag CTGCAGGACCGGCAGCACTTTGTGGAGAACGACGAGATGTACTCGCTGCAGGACCTCATCGACATCGAGGCCGGGCGCCTGAGCTGCTCCCTGACGGAGATCCACACCCTCTTTGCCAAGCACATCAAGCTCGACTGCGAG CGCTGCCAGGCGAAGGGCTTCGTGTGCGAGCTCTGCAAGGAAGGCGACGTGCTCTTCCCCTTCGACAGCCACACCTCCGTGTGCACCGACTGCTCCGCCGTCTTCCACAG GGACTGCTACTACGACAACTCGACCACGTGCCCGCGCTGCGCCCGGCTCAGCCTGCGCAAGCAGTCCCTCTTCCAGGACTCCAGCACCGAGGCCGAGCCCTAG
- the TUBB3 gene encoding tubulin beta-3 chain, which produces MSTLAPLRLLREPWNASEGNQSNATAGAGGGGCQGLDIPNELFLTLGLVSLVENVLVVAAILKNRNLHSPMYYFICCLAVSDMLVSVSNLVETLFMLLMKHGVLVIRASIIRHMDNVIDMLICSSVVSSLSFLGVIAVDRYITIFYALRYHSIMTLQRAVVTMASVWLASTISSTVFITYYRSNAILLCLIGFFLFMLVLMLVLYIHMFALARHHLRSISSQQRKPTVYRTSSLKGAVTLTILLGVFFICWGPFFFHLILIVTCPTNPFCTCFFSYFNLFLILIICNSVVDPLIYAFRSQELRRTLREVVLCSCMGVVAEFPRPPRCRWSPRRGGGQAPRPPVRPPRRAGPTMREIVHIQAGQCGNQIGAKFWEVISDEHGIDPSGNYVGDSDLQLERISVYYNEASSHKYVPRAILVDLEPGTMDSVRSGAFGHLFRPDNFIFGQSGAGNNWAKGHYTEGAELVDSVLDVVRKECENCDCLQGFQLTHSLGGGTGSGMGTLLISKVREEYPDRIMNTFSVVPSPKVSDTVVEPYNATLSIHQLVENTDETYCIDNEALYDICFRTLKLATPTYGDLNHLVSATMSGVTTSLRFPGQLNADLRKLAVNMVPFPRLHFFMPGFAPLTARGSQQYRALTVPELTQQMFDAKNMMAACDPRHGRYLTVATVFRGRMSMKEVDEQMLAIQSKNSSYFVEWIPNNVKVAVCDIPPRGLKMSSTFIGNSTAIQELFKRISEQFTAMFRRKAFLHWYTGEGMDEMEFTEAESNMNDLVSEYQQYQDATAEEEGEMYEDDDEESEAQGAK; this is translated from the exons atGTCCACGCTGGCCCCGCTGCGCCTGCTCCGTGAGCCCTGGAACGCCAGCGAGGGCAACCAGAGCAACGCCAcagccggggccggcggcggcggctgccagGGGCTGGACATCCCCAACGAGCTCTTCCTCACGCTGGGCCTGGTGAGCCTGGTGGAGAACGTGCTGGTGGTCGCCGCCATCCTCAAGAACAGGAACCTGCACTCGCCCATGTACTACTTCATCTGCTGCCTTGCTGTCTCCGACATGCTGGTGAGCGTCAGCAACCTGGTGGAGACGCTCTTCATGCTGCTCATGAAGCATGGCGTGCTGGTGATCCGCGCCAGCATCATCCGCCACATGGACAACGTCATCGACATGCTCATCTGCAGCTCCGTGGtgtcctccctctccttcctgggGGTCATCGCCGTGGACCGCTACATCACCATCTTCTACGCCCTGCGCTACCACAGCATCATGACGCTACAGCGGGCCGTGGTCACCATGGCCAGCGTCTGGCTGGCCAGTACCATCTCCAGCACCGTCTTCATCACCTACTACCGCAGCAACGCCATCCTCCTCTGCCTCATTGGCTTCTTCCTCTTCATGCTGGTGCTCATGCTGGTGCTCTACATCCACATGTTCGCCCTGGCCCGCCACCACCTCCGCAGCATCTCCAGCCAGCAGAGGAAACCCACCGTCTACCGCACCAGCAGCCTCAAGGGTGCTGTAACACTTACCATCCTGTTAGGCGTCTTCTTCATCTGCTGGGGGCCCTTCTTCTTCCACCTCATCCTCATCGTCACCTGCCCCACCAACCCCTTCTGCACATGCTTCTTCAGCTACTTCAACCTCTTCCTCATCCTCATCATCTGCAACTCCGTGGTGGACCCCCTCATCTACGCCTTCCGGAGCCAGGAGCTCCGGCGGACGCTGCGGGAGGTGGTGCTGTGCTCCTG tatgGGGGTAGTAGCCGAGTTTCCCCGTCCCCCCCGATGCCGGTGGTCCCCACGCCGCGGGGGTGGGCAG gctccgcgcccgcccgtccgcccgccgcgccgcgccggcccgaCCATGAGGGAGATCGTCCACATCCAGGCGGGGCAGTGCGGCAACCAGATCGGGGCCAAG TTCTGGGAGGTGATCAGCGATGAGCACGGCATAGACCCCAGCGGCAACTACGTGGGCGACTCGGACCTGCAGCTGGAGCGCATCAGCGTCTACTACAATGAGGCCTCCT CTCACAAGTACGTGCCTCGCGCCATCCTGGTGGACCTGGAGCCGGGGACGATGGACAGCGTGCGCTCGGGGGCCTTCGGACACCTCTTCCGACCGGACAACTTCATTTTTG GCCAGAGTGGGGCCGGGAACAACTGGGCGAAGGGGCACTACACGGAGGGGGCCGAGCTGGTGGACTCCGTCCTGGACGTGGTGCGGAAGGAGTGCGAGAACTGCGACTGCCTGCAGGGCTTCCAGCTGACCCACTCGCTGGGGGGCGGCACCGGCTCGGGCATGGGCACCCTGCTCATCAGCAAGGTGCGCGAGGAGTACCCCGACCGCATCATGAACACTTTCAGCGTGGTGCCCTCGCCCAAGGTCTCAGACACGGTGGTGGAGCCCTACAATGCCACACTCTCCATCCACCAGCTGGTGGAGAACACGGATGAGACCTACTGCATCGACAACGAGGCTCTCTACGACATCTGCTTCCGCACCCTCAAGCTGGCCACCCCCACCTACGGCGACCTCAACCACCTTGTCTCAGCCACCATGAGCGGCGTCACCACCTCCCTCCGCTTCCCAGGGCAGCTCAACGCCGACCTCCGCAAGCTGGCAGTCAACATGGTGCCCTTCCCACGTCTCCACTTCTTCATGCCCGGCTTCGCCCCGCTGACAGCCCGTGGCAGCCAGCAGTACCGGGCCCTCACCGTCCCTGAGCTCACCCAGCAGATGTTTGATGCCAAGAACATGATGGCAGCCTGTGACCCTCGCCATGGGCGCTACCTCACCGTGGCCACAGTCTTCCGGGGCCGCATGTCCATGAAGGAGGTGGACGAGCAGATGTTGGCCATCCAGAGCAAGAACAGCTCCTACTTCGTGGAGTGGATCCCCAACAATGTCAAGGTGGCTGTGTGCGACATCCCACCCCGGGGGCTGAAGATGTCTTCCACCTTCATCGGCAACAGCACGGCCATCCAGGAGCTCTTCAAGCGCATCTCGGAGCAGTTCACGGCCATGTTCCGCCGCAAGGCCTTCCTCCACTGGTACACGGGCGAGGGCATGGACGAGATGGAGTTCACCGAGGCTGAGAGCAACATGAACGACCTGGTCTCCGAGTACCAACAGTACCAGGACGCCACGGCCGAGGAGGAGGGCGAGATGTATGAAGATGACGATGAGGAGTCGGAGGCCCAGGGCGCCAAGTGA